In Anopheles arabiensis isolate DONGOLA chromosome 2, AaraD3, whole genome shotgun sequence, the genomic window GGCAAGATCGCTGATACACCACGGCGGTGCTGTTTTGGAGCACATTGGTAAAGCCCTGCGAAGATCGTCTCACATACAATTAGCTGTGGTGGTGTAGTGTTGTGTGAgggaagcgaagaaaaagCACCAAACGCGGGCTCGTCgccgttgtgttgtgttgttgcgaAAGGACGCGCGCACCGCTACCTCATTGTTGTTCCGGctaggggggggggcattGTTCtcctgtgtgttgttttgcgtttgtAGAAGTCGTCAAACGATCTCTCCATCTCGTTCGTTCGCGGCCGATTCCAAACGGCAACAACAGCGTCCTCTTCCGTTGTATGTGCATATTTGCTGTGTAACCAGATCTTTCTTCccattgtgtatgtgtgtgtgtgcgtgagagtGTGAATGCGTagattgttaaaaaaagataCCAATATGCCATGTAATTTCGTCCAAAAACACTGCAAACGAACCACAGCTTGACCGTGAAGTGCGAAATATGGTTCCATCCCCCAAATGTTTCACCCTTTTTACCCTTCATGTCCTGCAATTGCTCACCAACACATGCATTTGTTTCCACAGATTGTGCGTTCccggcgtgtgtgcgtgtgtgtgcatttcacTGGCGGTGTCTCTGCTGCTACAACAAGACGACGGCGGATGGTGTCATGGTCGTGTGCAGAAGGAACGAGCTACTAGCCGCCTAAAATTGACACCCACCAACACGCTAAAACTGAAGGCACGTCCAAAACCAAACGCGCAGGAAGGTGAGCTGTCGGTGCTGCACCCTCCGGGTCTCTCATCGCAGTAGCCCGCGTCCCCTTACTTGCTCGATGCCGCTAGCAGCAGCCACGGCAACCGTGCGCATTCCATCATACGGCTGTGGATTGAAAACATCTTCCCGAAGGCGAAGACGGcgacgaacagcagcagcagcatctgtGCTAGAGCAAATTTCCAACGCGCCAAGACGCTAACCACAATCCTTCGCTGCAAtcgagcgagagaaagagagaaggagagagtaCGAGAGAAAAGTACGCATTAAAAGAAAGTGCGACGCACTATTGCCGCGCGCTGCACGGCCCAACTTTTACAACTTCCACGCTAAGACGCGCGAACAACGCACTCGTGTCTCGGTTTAACATATCGACAGTTacggagagaaagagggaagcACGGTGAAGGCGAACGTCGactagaagaaggaaaaatgcagaagaaaataatacagCAGCAGTTGCCGCAAGTGCGGAAGGTAATaacactttctttttttttgtatctaaTTCTGTAGCCCATTGCTAGTAAGAACTGTATGTGCGAGATGCATCAGTGCAACAGTGCACAACCATGTGTGCGCACAGTAGAGGTCAGTAAATAGTCAAACGATGTTCAGCTTGTTTTTGGAGGCAGAGCGATCCTTAGGGCTGCGTAGCTGTGGTATTTGCACATTGAGATGCTACGCTACGTCATGGAATTATTCCTCCTCGGAGCGGAAATTGTTCTGATGTTCCATATGCAACCAAACGTAGTTTAGAACGACCGAGCATCATATTGACGAACACggctttgtgtgtttgtcaACAATGCTCTACGCACGGAAGGAACGGCTCCCTCCAGCGCAAGTACAGTTGCGTTTTTAGATTGAAAAGAAGTCTAGCTCAGGTTAATATTTTTAGCTCATGTAGCGGTTACTTTCACGACACACATATGGGCGGTTTAGAagcagttttttgttgattattCTCATGTGCATGTGCAGGTGAAACTATTTTTGAAACTAAAATAGCTGTAGGTTGCTTGAGGTAGAGCATTTTTAACATTCTTAAATCGTTAGGCGATTCCAAGTTTATAATTTCGATTGAAGTTAACATAAATAGATGGtttaaatcaataatttaTCAGCCAATCTTTGCCTAGCGAGCGCTTTTGCCTTATAATTGTGTACATTTAGCTGAAATGTTCATTAGAAGTTGACCGAAACAATCACAGCGAGAGGAGACTGACTGACAATCGAGAACAGTCTGAAACCATCACCCATATACTTAAACGAGCTCACCGAACCGGTTTGCTTGAGCCATGGTGTTTCCGATCAGTTTCAGTTGCTAACGCGCTAAATGCCCTGCGTATGTTCCATTTTTAGTGCCTCAACCATGATAGagattcaatttttatttcaaatcgcACCTTTTACTCTTACCCTGTACTGTACCATTTTGACCGTCATAAGAGAAACCGTGAAATAATAAtcgcccttttttttttctttttgcaggTCTTCACGACCACCACGGCCCAGCAGCACCATagccagcagccgcagcatcagcagcagcagctgaacgCGGTGAAAAAGATCAACAGCCTGCTGCAGAGCGGTTCGGTCAGCGTGACGGGCATTCCGtccggccagcagcagcagcgcatcaTACACAAGAAACCCCTCACCCCGGTCACGGTGTCGAGCGCGAGCAACAACAGTTTCGCGGGCAGACCACTGCACAAATGCTACATCTGCGGGGAGAATGCGGGCGCAAACGCGACCCTCATCTCGGAAGCGTCCACCACGACCACGCAAACCGAGTACGTGGTGAAGCTGGCGAAGGTGATCGGCTCGGACTACTCGGTCGTGCTGACGGTGGAGGACGTGATCTGTCGCCGGTGCATCATGCTGCTGAACCAGTACGACAAGCTCGAGTCGGAGCTGGACACGCTGCGCGGCACGCTGCTCGGCTTCATCCACAAAAAGAACAACATCCCGGACGATGCGGATGCGTCCGGCATGCTCGGTTCGCCGCCGTCCAAGATGCCGAAGCTGACGCCCATCAGCTCGGCCGGTAGCGGCGGCACGGTGTCCACACCGATCGGTAACGTGATGTACAAGGTGGCCAGcggcgggcagcagcagcaggtgggCGAAAACTTCCTATCCACGTCCGGGTCCGATCTGAACACCAGCAATACCTCCGACGTGGAAGCGCAGCTGACGAGCATGTTCGAGAAGGGCTCGACGGCATCGCCCGGCACGtccggccagcagcagcagcccgtcaAGCAGCACATCGTCGTGACCACGAACAATGGCGGCATGGTGGGGGCAGAAAACGCGACAGtaggcaccaccaccaccaccaccaccgtcggtGGGCTGGCCGCGAACCGGAAGGGCACCAAGATGTACAAGTGCATACCGTGCGGATTCAAGACGACCGACCTGTCCCAGTTCCAGCCCCATTACGCGACCTGCCCGCCACGGCTCGCCGGGCTTGCCGCGCAGAACGCGAACAGCCCGAACGCGaccgccaacaccaccaccaccaccaccaccaccactaccacgaCCGGGTACCGGTGCAAGCTGTGCAAGCTTGTGTTTGCCAACGTCGCCTTGCTGAAGCAGCACAGCCTGCAggagcatcagcagcagatgCAGCAGTCCCAGCAGAAGACGatcgtcaccaccaccaccgcgtcGTCGGCGGCAGCGGCCGGTGCCGTGACGCAAcaggaccaccaccaccagcagggcTCAACCGGCGGCAGCACCGTCTACTCCTGCACGGTGTGCAACACGTACAAGACGACGGACAAGCAGGCGTACGACGACCATCTGCGGAAGCACATCAAGCTAAAGCCGTTCAAGTGTCGCGTCTGCCTGATGCGCTTCGAAACCCGCGAACAGGCGTCGATCCACGCGAAACAGCACCAGCCGGACTATTTTAAGTGCGGCATCTGCAACGTAACGTTCAGCAAGCGCGAGCAGCTGATGAGCCATCTGGAGGTGCACGAGTCGGCCAAGAAGCCGGTGAAACAGCcgacccagcagcagcagcaacaacagcaacaacaacaacagcagcaggagcaactgcaacaacagcagcaacagcaacaacagctcgCGACCGTAACCGATTCCTCCACGCAGAAGCTGCTCCAGGCGTCGATCGACGAAGCGCTGCGGGGCACGATCAGCGAATCGATGGGCGACTCGAACGTCATCCAGTTCTACACCTGCAACTCCTGCTCACTCACATTCCTGAGCGAACCGCTGTACACGCAGCACATCAAGACGCACACGGCGGGCactgcagcggcagcagcaccggccgCGATAGCTTCGGGcgtcgagcagcagctgcaagcgCACCAGGGCCACCAGTCGCAGCAGCTAATGCAGCTGAACAGTGGTACGGGAGGCGTGCGGAAATCGATTGCCACTTCCGCCGCCGTCGTGAACAATGCGTCCTCGACGGATGGCACTAGCAGGATGATCACGACGacgagcggcagcagcagcaacaccaccaccgctaaCAGTGGGTCAAACGCTGGCTCGAACACAATTACCGACGGCGATCTCGAGAGCATCTTCGAGCGGATGCACTCCGAATCGAAGGGATCCGATTCGCGCacgtcgacgacgacgaccacgacgacggaAAGCAACAACGTGATCATAACGAATCAGGACGGTTCGACCGGAAACATTACGTTTAACATTACGCTACCCCAGCAGGAAGATGGAAcgtacgagcagcagcagcagcaacagcaggttAGTATGTGGACCGCtttttgtgtgatttgaaTTGCATAGTTTCTTGCTCAAGAGAGTGGTATGTCTGTCATTGGTATACattaaatgttgatttttgcgcACTTGAACGTATTGAAACTAGTGGTGTGATCTTAGGATCATACCCACGACACCGATTCGACTCCGGCTATTATTATTCCGATTCCAACTCCCGCAAAATCACTAGTTTCGCGACTTCGGAGTAGGAACTAATTGATTAAGGAATAGGacccggacgactccggagtAGGAGCCggacgattctggacgactTTGAATCATCCAGAGTTAGACTCCTGgagattccggatgactcagACTCTGGATGACTTAGGATAaatccggatgactccggatgactccggatgactccggattactccggatgactccggatgactccggatgactccgacttttgacgattccggatgactccagaccaCTCCGGATGTATCCAGAccactccgaatgactccagacCACATcggacggctccagaccaCTTCTAACGACTCCAGACCACTCCTAACAACTCTAGACCACTCCTAACACCGACTCCtgtcgactccagatgactctaGACCACTCCGAATGATTCCAGATAACTCCGgttgactctggatgactccagaccattccggatgactctggatgactccagaccTCTTCGAATGACTCCAGACCAcaccggatgactccagaccaCATCGGACGACTGCAGACCATTTCGAATGACTCCAGAggaagactccggatgacttcaacTTAAGACAACTCCGCATGACTCCGACTCAGGACAACtacgggcgattccggacttCAGATTTTAGCCAACTTTACCCGTTACTAATTAAAAAGCATTTTGTTGACCAAACCATAACAAATCTTCAATAttagatattttaaaacacaaattaGTTATTCTATTCGAATTTATATTGATTTAATTACGGAAGAACGGGCCAATATGGCTTTACTTTCCATAATACTATCTTTCATTATtggattatttaaaaaaaagtctgtTCTAAATTTATGTAATGCACTGTGTGAACGCTTTTTGGGGACCTAAGAAGAAGTCATATGGTACATATCAAAATATTAGGCCATTCAAAGAAATAGTTTTCGTGAGCAAGGAACTATTCAGCAGACTTCGCAAAGTGATTTTAAAACCCTTTTGGAAATAATAGCAACAATTATTTACTTTTCTAattctctcttcctctccccCATCTCACAGGAACAGCAACAGTCCGTGGGAATCGATATGCCAACGCTCGACCAAGGAGACGATCAGCACCAGAAggatgagcagcagcaacagcagcagcacatgcAAAGCATGCCCGTCAGCATGCCCAGCCTGGACGATGACGGCGAGCAGTCGCAGAACAGCCAAAACTCCAACACGGAGAACGTGCCGATGGAGCTGGAGGACATGCAGGGCGGCGAAGGCCAGCAGATCAACCTGATCCTGAACGATGGGCAGGTGCTGCAGCTGGACAATCACATCCTGACGACGGACGCGGAGGGCAACCAGATACTGGTGCAGGGCACGGACTCGGAACAGatccagcagctgctgcagagcGTCGGCGTGGTGATGCAGGGCGGCGAGGGGCTGGGCGAGGGCGAAACGCTGCAGATGATTAGCGGCGACGGCAACAACCAGATGATACTGGTGCAGGGGGCCGACGGGCAGGAGCAGCTGATCGACGCGTCGCTGCTGAACGCGGACGGCAACATCGTCATCCAGCAGTCGCAGGAGGGCGAGCTGAACGCGGAGGGTACCCACATTACGACCGAGGACGGGCTGCAGATCCCCGTCTCGGTCGCGTTCACCACGGCCGGCGGTGAGGCGGGCCACGAGGGCCAGCTGACCGTGTCGGTGGCGGACGGtggcgagcagcagctgcagctgcacctGCAGCAAGCAGCCGAAGGAGAggatgggcagcagcagcagcatcaccatcatcaccaccatcaccacggtggggatggcggcggtggtgaccatcagcagcagggaGCGATCCTTACCGAGAGTGGACAGATCATCCTGCAGGCGAAGGAGCACGACGAGGAGGCGACCATGAAGGTGACCGGCGAGGAGAACGGTTCGGCCATCGCCAGTGAGGACGGGGCGGCGGCCGCGGACGGCGGTGGCCAGACGAATGGTGGGGGCGCGGAAACGACGAACGGCTCGAACGGCACGACCgtcacgacgacgacgacagctaCCTCCGGGACGGCGGGTACGAACGTCGTAACGTCCTCCAATGCCGGTGACGATCAGATGTTCAACTTTGACGAGCTGATCCAGCCGCAGATCGTcatcaagcagcagcaggttaaATAGGTAAGTACGCCTGGTGGTGCCTGGTGGTAGAGAGGAGGGAGTCCGTCATTTGATGCGAATATCGTCTCCTTTTTGTAGGTCCATTAATGATAGTTTTTAGAGAGGATACGTACGACATAATCATCTTTCATATTGGGCTTGGAATCCAGACGGCTTCCTTTCCTCCATATACATATGGTTCACCTTGTCAGGTGCGTTTGCAAGCTGCACTTTTAAAAGCACCTCTTGGTGAGTGGCTGCCGCGGCCTACATTACGGGATCCATCCGGCGCTATccccaagcagcagcaacacagccACA contains:
- the LOC120898031 gene encoding uncharacterized protein LOC120898031, translating into MQKKIIQQQLPQVRKVFTTTTAQQHHSQQPQHQQQQLNAVKKINSLLQSGSVSVTGIPSGQQQQRIIHKKPLTPVTVSSASNNSFAGRPLHKCYICGENAGANATLISEASTTTTQTEYVVKLAKVIGSDYSVVLTVEDVICRRCIMLLNQYDKLESELDTLRGTLLGFIHKKNNIPDDADASGMLGSPPSKMPKLTPISSAGSGGTVSTPIGNVMYKVASGGQQQQVGENFLSTSGSDLNTSNTSDVEAQLTSMFEKGSTASPGTSGQQQQPVKQHIVVTTNNGGMVGAENATVGTTTTTTTVGGLAANRKGTKMYKCIPCGFKTTDLSQFQPHYATCPPRLAGLAAQNANSPNATANTTTTTTTTTTTTGYRCKLCKLVFANVALLKQHSLQEHQQQMQQSQQKTIVTTTTASSAAAAGAVTQQDHHHQQGSTGGSTVYSCTVCNTYKTTDKQAYDDHLRKHIKLKPFKCRVCLMRFETREQASIHAKQHQPDYFKCGICNVTFSKREQLMSHLEVHESAKKPVKQPTQQQQQQQQQQQQQQEQLQQQQQQQQQLATVTDSSTQKLLQASIDEALRGTISESMGDSNVIQFYTCNSCSLTFLSEPLYTQHIKTHTAGTAAAAAPAAIASGVEQQLQAHQGHQSQQLMQLNSGTGGVRKSIATSAAVVNNASSTDGTSRMITTTSGSSSNTTTANSGSNAGSNTITDGDLESIFERMHSESKGSDSRTSTTTTTTTESNNVIITNQDGSTGNITFNITLPQQEDGTYEQQQQQQQEQQQSVGIDMPTLDQGDDQHQKDEQQQQQQHMQSMPVSMPSLDDDGEQSQNSQNSNTENVPMELEDMQGGEGQQINLILNDGQVLQLDNHILTTDAEGNQILVQGTDSEQIQQLLQSVGVVMQGGEGLGEGETLQMISGDGNNQMILVQGADGQEQLIDASLLNADGNIVIQQSQEGELNAEGTHITTEDGLQIPVSVAFTTAGGEAGHEGQLTVSVADGGEQQLQLHLQQAAEGEDGQQQQHHHHHHHHHGGDGGGGDHQQQGAILTESGQIILQAKEHDEEATMKVTGEENGSAIASEDGAAAADGGGQTNGGGAETTNGSNGTTVTTTTTATSGTAGTNVVTSSNAGDDQMFNFDELIQPQIVIKQQQVK